Proteins from one Macadamia integrifolia cultivar HAES 741 unplaced genomic scaffold, SCU_Mint_v3 scaffold3289, whole genome shotgun sequence genomic window:
- the LOC122067974 gene encoding magnesium transporter MRS2-1-like, which yields MADLKERLLPPRPSSFSILPERSSSRKLLQGLDFLGLKKRGQGLKSWIRVDTSGNSQMIEADKFTIMRRCDLPARDLRLLDPLFVYPSTILGREKAIVVNLEQIRCVITANEVLLLNSLDSCVLRYVTELQRRLTIPAVGEVGQSDGSDLNRSSSERKNLPDYLPFEFRALEVALDAACTFLDAQASELEIEAYPLLDELTSNISRLKLENARRLKSRLVALTRRVQKVRDEIEQLMDDDGDMAEMYLTEKKMRMESSFCGDQSLMGYSSSVGTRSVSAPVSPVSSPPDGRKLERSLSTARSRHDSMRSSDTTNGNIEELEMLLEAYFVVIDSTLNKLTSLKEYIDDTEDFINIQLDNVRNQLIQFELLLTTATFVVAICGVVAGVLGMNVPIPLYEDYGAYKWVLGITGAIAVIMFCTLFLFFRYRRILS from the exons ATGGCGGACCTCAAGGAACGCCTCCTTCCGCCGAGACCCAGTTCGTTTTCAATCCTCCCCGAAAGATCCTCTTCACGTAAGCTTTTGCAGGGATTGGATTTCTTGGGGTTGAAGAAGCGTGGACAAGGCCTCAAGTCATGGATTCGTGTCGACACTAGTGGGAATTCTCAGATGATTGAGGCCGACAAATTCACCATAATGCGACGATGTGATCTCCCTGCGCGAGATCTTCGTTTGCTTGACCCATTATTCGTTTACCCATCTACGATTCTCGGAAGAGAGAAGGCCATAGTCGTCAATCTCGAGCAGATTCGATGTGTAATTACGGCCAATGAAGTCTTACTCTTGAATTCGCTCGATAGTTGTGTGTTGCGTTATGTAACTGAGCTTCAGCGGCGTTTGACGATCCCTGCGGTAGGTGAGGTTGGGCAATCTGATGGGTCTGATTTGAATCGTAGTAGTAGTGAAAGAAAGAATTTGCCGGATTACCTGCCCTTCGAATTTAGGGCCCTTGAAGTGGCTCTGGACGCTGCTTGTACCTTTCTGGATGCTCAG GCTTCAGAGTTAGAGATAGAAGCATATCCTTTGTTAGATGAACTGACTTCGAATATCAGTAGATTGAAATTGGAAAATGCACGTCGCCTGAAGAGTAGACTAGTTGCTTTGACGCGGAGAGTTCAGAAG GTTAGGGATGAGATAGAACAGTTAATGGATGATGATGGGGATATGGCTGAAATGTATTTAACTGAGAAGAAAATGCGGATGGAGTCATCATTCTGTGGTGATCAGTCCTTGATGGGATACAGCTCCAGTGTGGGTACACGTTCAGTTTCTGCTCCAGTTTCTCCTGTTTCTTCACCTCCTGATGGCAGGAAGCTCGAGAGGAGCTTGAGCACCGCAAGAAGCAGGCATGATAGCATGAGGAGTTCAGACACCACCAATGGGAACATAGAAGAGCTAGAGATGTTGTTAGAGGCATACTTTGTGGTCATTGACAGTACCCTCAACAAGCTGACATCT CTGAAGGAGTACATAGATGATACAGAGGACTTCATCAACATTCAGTTG GATAACGTCCGGAACCAGTTGATTCAATTTGAGTTGTTGCTTACAACTGCAACATTTGTAGTTGCAATCTGTGGTGTGGTAGCAGGGGTCCTTGGTATGAATGTCCCTATTCCATTGTATGAAGATTATGGTGCATACAAGTGGGTCCTTGGAATCACTGGAGCTATTGCAGTGATTATGTTCTGCACACTTTTTTTGTTCTTCAGGTACAGAAGAATCCTGTCCTAG